The proteins below come from a single Panicum hallii strain FIL2 chromosome 7, PHallii_v3.1, whole genome shotgun sequence genomic window:
- the LOC112900552 gene encoding uncharacterized protein LOC112900552 — MPRKQAIPLGQINMPVTFGDPTNYRMETLTFEVVGFHGSYHAILGRSCYVKVMAIPNYTYLKLKMPGPHGVITIGSSFQRAYQCEVESCELASAVIASEELEVIRDETAEEAPDSKRNSRSFEPAKGVKEILIDLDNSRDKRVQISTALSPK; from the coding sequence ATGCCGAGGAAGCAGGCGATACCACTTGGGCAGATCAACATGCCCGTAACATTCGGGGATCCAACCAACTACAGGATGGAGACCCTCACCTTCGAGGTGGTCGGATTTCATGGATCCTACCATGCCATCTTGGGGCGGTCGTGCTACGTGAAGGTAATGGCTATCCCCAACTACACGTACCTCAAGCTCAAGATGCCGGGCCCACACGGGGTTATCACCATCGGCTCCTCTTTCCAGCGTGCCTACCAGTGCGAGGTGGAGAGCTGCGAGCTCGCCTCGGCGGTCATCGCCTCCGAGGAGCTCGAAGTCATTCGGGATGAAACCGCGGAGGAGGCGCCCGACTCCAAGCGGAATTCCAGATCCTTTGAGCCTGCAAAGGGCGTCAAAGAGATCCTCATTGACCTTGACAACTCAAGGGACAAGAGGGTGCAAATCAGCACAGCGCTCTCCCccaaatag
- the LOC112900550 gene encoding uncharacterized protein LOC112900550: MAVYCQEVYLLEDKFNGLELNHIPRRLNEAVDTLAKMASSRQPVPSSIFASNQYKLSIRYDELAKAGAEPLAPDSAARQLTTFSNHEVMDLDLEPAMGPDLPTDWKLPYLNYLLHEVLPTDKIEARQLACRAKFFVIIEGELYKRSHTKILQRCIPIEQGKQLL; this comes from the coding sequence ATGGCTGTGTATTGCCAAGAGGTCTATCTGTTGGAGGACAAGTTCAACGGTCTCGAACTTAACCACATCCCAAGACGGCTCAATGAAGCAGTTGACACATTGGCGAAAATGGCATCAAGCCGCCAGCCTGTCCCGTCTAGCATCTTTGCTAGCAATCAGTACAAGCTCTCGATCCGCTACGATGAGCTAGCAAAGGCCGGGGCTGAACCGCTTGCCCCGGACTCGGCGGCTCGCCAACTGACGACCTTTTCCAACCATGAGGTCATGGATCTCGACTTGGAACCAGCGATGGGGCCTGACCTCCCGACCGACTGGAAGTTGCCATATCTCAACTACCTCCTCCACGAGGTGCTCCCGACTGACAAGATAGAGGCCCGACAGCTCGCATGCCGCGCTAAGTTCTTCGTCATCATCGAAGGGGAGCTCTACAAGCGGAGTCACACCAAGATCCTACAGCGTTGTATCCCGATTGAACAAGGGAAGCAGCTGCTGTAG